A region of the Lycium barbarum isolate Lr01 chromosome 1, ASM1917538v2, whole genome shotgun sequence genome:
TTGCAATCATTTAGGTTTTTGATATATATGACAATACCAAACTCCTAATTTATATTGAAAAATGTTCTAATTATCTTTAGTTTCAAGAAGAATTTACCTTTTCATTAATTTTTACATTCAGATATTATAGAATGATCATTCATAAGCTTAATGAAGTCATTCATTATTGCGCGAAGCGCGGAAAAATTACCTAGTGAAtaaaatatgagcagcaaagtagGAGTGGATTGAAGGAAAACTTttacattttgaaaaaaaaaatgtaacttTTTCTAAGAAGTTACAATTTGAATGTGATCACAATATGTAATTACTAGCGACTTCTAAATTCCTCTCCAGAAGAAGAGAATGCACTTCTTCAATTACAATCGATCGAATATTTGACCAAATAATTTCCTTACAAAAAGGAAGAGGAAGCAACTCATTTTATTACATGCAAACTCCACTTATGACTCAAAGGCACAAAATATTTCAAACATCTTCAAAGTTGTCTGTAGAAAATTGGAGGGCCAAAGACAAAAATaggaacaagaaaagaaaaaagagagcaTCTCATTTATGTCATGTGGACAGGCTTAGCACGCTTTGTCGAATCCCACATCCAATTCATGAAAAAAATGAAGGGCAATCATGTCCTTTCAATTCCATGCCCAAAATTAAACTCTAATATAACCATATCAAAGCGTGTGAACTGCATTCCACAATCAGGCGTGAGATAACACAGTTATATATTTGGGACTAGGGTGAGGTCGGTCGGTTTAGTTAGATTCAATTTTTTGGTATTCAGTTTATTGGGTTTGCTTAGCGAAATCGAACCGAAATAACTTCAGTTCGGTTTGATTTTTCCAAGTTCGATTTGGTTCAATCAATTCAATTTTTTCGACTTTTGGACCTATCAAATTGggcttctttttcatttttttgcgcggattatccttcattttgggtggtctttaatttttgtcctttaaatTGGTGGCCTTTAAGTTTTGTCTTTCACCTAACACCCTGAGGTTTTGTGTTCGAACTCCacttcagtaaaaaaaaaaaaatccaacccatgcaaattctgccttaaggctctaccttgcgaattcaaactctatcgtgcgaattttttttaaaatttctgactgagcgggggttcgaacccaaaaccaagAAATTTTTAGCGAAAGACAAAAGTCAAAGTCTTTTAACAATTTTGGTTTTTCGGTTTAGAGCCCGTTTggttagcttataagttgttgtataagctgtttttagctttttgagtgtttggctagccaacttataagtcattttgtgcttaaaataagtccaaaaaaataagttagcccgtttggcttagcttaaaaaaagcagcttataagcagctttttttaagcccatccaaacaggctcttagccTTAAAACCGAACCACTAAAATCAGGAACCGAACGAAAATTGAAGTTCTAAAAAGGATAAACCATTAACTGATTGAACAAATCGAAAATTTCGGTTCAGTCGATTGTGGGTTTTATGCCCACCCTATTTGGGACGTACAGGGAAAACTTAAATAATTGGCGACTGGAGAAAAGGAAAAgtatttaataaaattttaactACTCCCTTCTTTCGATTATCTCTCACTATAGTTCCTTGTCAATTTTTAAGTCTGTCTTTAAAAATTGAGCAACCTTTCATAGGAAACGCTTTACGGCTTTACCTTTTATAAGGTGGGATATCTCAACATTAGCTTTGAAATTAATTTTGCATCATATTTAATAGAAGAATATCTTCTACCAAACAAAATATAAAATGAAGCTCATAGTTAAAAATGGGTATCCCACCTTATGGCATTAACCTTGAGATTATTTTATTCCACCTtttagatgggataaattagtcccgggattataatcctggAATTATAATGGCGGGATAATTTTGTCTGCATACCAAACGACTACTAAAGTAAGACATCCTAGAGTATATCTTAAAGAATTAGTCGGAGAGCGCGCAagtgacaaaaatggtcccttatgtttcaTAGTAGACTCAAAATAGTCCCTTAGCATTTACccaacagttttggtcctttaaactTGTTAAAAATTAATACTTTAAGTCTCTGCCAAATATTTTACCGAACtttatttgttagatttgacgggaACTATTAAAAAAAATTTGACTATAAAAAAAAGATTTGACTATAAGCATCAAGAAATTCTatcaaatcctaaaatatgcaTCACAAAAAACTACACTAAAAAGATATAAGAAAATAACAGAAATTACACCTAAAAAAActggggcaatttgcaggattacccttcaaaatggtggtctttaaattttggcctTCAGACAGAATTTACATGgcacaggcagaatttctgcccatgcaaattctgccttaaggcagaattttgtaaATCTGCTGGGGTGGGTTTCGACCCCACAATCTCGGGGTGTTAGgcgaggggtaaaaattaaagattaccaatttgaagggcaaaaattaaagaccaccccaaatgaagggcaatccgcgaaaaaaaaaaaaattgctccagactctagaaattaaaaaaaaaacagaaagtaCAAAAAATttacctctaaatgtgagttaagctaattttcttttttttcataGTTTCCGTCAAATCTAAAAGACAAAGTCCTGTAAATATTTGACGAATATTAAAAATGTTAactttgacaaacttaaaggacgaAAACTATTAAGTACATACTTAAGGGCAATTTTGAACCTATAATCAAACATAAGGGATCacttttttgtcattttctcattaATCGGACTCCAAAATGTAACTCATTGAAGGAAGAGAACGATATAAGTAATGGGGTACTCCTTAAAATCAATGCTAGCAAAGAACTTTTTATATAGGTGTGTCAAGTGTCAACCTTCGACGATGTATAAAAAGATCGAATGGAGTAAGTTATTATTCGTAAAGGAGTGCTTCATATTGTAAAGGGTCGTTTGCTTCAGAGATAAAATATGCATGAATAAATAATATATGACAATAATGTAAAGATTAATTACGCACACaaaatattatatatgtataactgTAAGGTTGTGTCTTGTTTATCCTTTTAATTTTACAATTGTTTAATAAGTTAATGATAATTTTAATTGCTTTAAGCTACTGGTTACATATtactaattaattttaagtattattattacatgttttaTCTAGTACAAAATAATAGACTAATTCCTACATATTTTATGCATATTATTTATGCCGACAACAAAAATAGCAACCAAATAATATAATGTCGATTTTTATGCAAGTATTAAAAATTTAACCAAATACTGCATGGCTTATGCTCAAGTTTATACTAGCTCTAGTGTTATCATACCTTATGTACATGATGTTAACAACAGAGCCATTAAGGTTGTCTGTTGTCACATTGGTTTGTCCTAAAAAGTtttaacaaaagaaaaataaagaaactaAAAAAGGCCATTCTTCCCGGCAAACACCTCCAACCGACGCCCTACTGTCCATCGATGAGAGAGAGTACAACGACTTTGACAGTCATTGAGACAAAACCcattaaacacacacacacacacacaaaaatgaCTATTTGGTGAGAGAAGGCAAAGTCATTAACACCTTGTTTGGTTGGTttttacctattgtattatattatgtcattagtttaaatataatatttattttaagtGTTATTTTAATTTATTGTATCGTATGGTATTATTAAATTCATCATTACATAATGATGAAAAAATCAATTCTATGTAACGACCGATttacagcttgtttggatggttgttacctattgtattgtatttagttgttagtttaaatacaatatttattttgattGTTACTTAGACTTTATTATAGCGCATCGTTAAATTCATCGTTATGTAATAAcaaaaagtgtcattttatgtaACGACCAATTTGACATAATCACATCGTTATCTTTTTTTCCCCTCATTTTCTCTTCTTATTATCTAATAATCCTATTTTTTCATTTATCCTACCTTTATACTCCGTATATTTTTTTAAGGCTGATCCTTCAAATTAGTGACATGTGACAACGAAAAGAAACGATACAATCTATCAAAATGttgtattcatcaaaacaattcagtactcccttcgtcccaaaaTACTTGTGGCATTTTTCATTTACGCGTCCCTTAAGAAAGCTTACCCTCAACATATTTCATAGTGTAATCTCTCCTCAATAAATGTCTACTCCATCAATGGTGAGAATCTCTTAAACATTGCTAATTAATATAAGGGTAAAATTGAAAAAAACTACTTAATTTTGTCTTGATTAAATAAAACGACAAGTattttgagacagagggagtataatgaTACAATGCGATACCTTATGAAACATActtaacaatcatccaaacaaggtGTTTAGCCTGACCGACCAAACGCACACACAGTAACTGAGTGAGTGTGTGTATGCGCGCGTGACAGAAGAAAAAACCAATAAAAAACCTCCCcttttctcttctctctctctctctctctaaaacctgCCATCAAACTTCTTTGTAAAGACCATTCCACGAGGCACACTTCTCTCTCACTCTTTTTTTGTACCTTGTAGATTACATATACGTATATCCGTACATACACATATATGAGTATATAAATTGTATAGGTAATTTTATAGCAGTTAATTTATAAGAGGACACGCAATGGAGATGTATAGTGGGACCCACCCAATTGACGACGGTGCTCCGGAAACTGAATGGAGTGACACCGAAACTGGACTCGAAGGTTATCTGCCATGTGAATTTACTCTAAATTCCCTAAATGTGGACTGTATTTTTctcatatatatttattattattatttgtgtaATGTGCAGAGGCTATGTGGCAGTTGTCGGTGTATCCAGAAAGGCCAAACGAGGCTGATTGTATTTATTACTTGAGGACTGGTATTTGTGGATATGGCGCTCGTTGTCGCTTCAATCATCCTCGTAACCGTAGTAATTTGGTAATTTATAATCCTgtaattctagggttctttttTATGTGCCTGATCACTTGATTTACTTTGTTACTGTCCAATTTCAAGGTATTTATTTATGTTTAACGTGCCTGATCACTTGATTTTTACTTTGTTACTGGTTGATCTTAGTAAATATCGCGGCCTTTTATCTATCTTCGTTCCTgatttttagtatttttagacATTTAGTGATGTCTGTTGTTAATCCTTGAAAATTGTAGTTTGTAAGAAGAAAGATCTTTCCTTTTAGACATTAGTGATATCTATTGTTAATCCTTGAAAATTGTAGTTTGAAAGAAGAAAGATCTTTCTTTGTTATACATTTTGCACTTCGAATCTTCAGTGAAGTCAGCACAAAAGATTTGAAATTTCAAACTATAATTTCCATCAAATCGTGTAATTATAGGGTTCATTTCAAGGTATATTTATGTTTTAATATGCGTGATCACTTGATTTGCTTTCTTTTACTGTCCAATTCAGGTTGATCTTCGTAAATATcggggttttttttttctatcttaAGTTTCTGATTTTTAGTCTGTTTAGACATTAGTGATGTCTATTATTAGTCCTTCAAAATTGTAGTCTGAAAGAAGAAGATCTTTCCTTTTAGACATTAGTGATATCTATTGTTAAATCCTTGAAAATTGTAGTTCGAAAGAAGAAAGATCTTTCTTTTTAGACATTAGTGATATCTATCTTCATTTCTGATTTTTAGTCTTTTTAGACATTAGTGATACCTATTTTTAATCTTTGAAAATTGTAGCCTGAAAGAAGaaaaattttctttttttgtacATTTTGTACTTCTAATTTTTAGTGAAGACAACACGAAAGATTTGAAATTTCATTTATGTAAATTGATGACAGGCTATGGGAGCAACAAGAGCTACTGGAGGAGAATACCCTGAGAGAGTCGGTCAATCTGTTTGCCAGGTAGTTTTATTAAATGTGATAGCAATTAGTTTGGGATTTGGTGTTCATTTAATGATCAAATTTGAGAGAGAAGATGTGTTTTCTGGATTTGACTCTCTTTAGTACAATAACTTTGTTTACTTTTTTGCTGATCCTGTATTAATTGAGCTGCCACTTTTGTTAACCAAGATTTGTCCTCTTCCAGCTTATTGGATCTCTAATATGCTGAATGACAGCTTATGTTGTCCTAGCATCTAAGTAGCTTATCAAATAAATTATGTCCTAGCATCTGGTATGCTAtttatgatgttgatcatgctgaGCTTTACCATCTTATCTTTCAAATGTTCTACGGAAGAATCTAAGTTGCTAGATATGCTCTGTCATAATATTCATCATTTTGCTATATCTAGTAAATGTTTTACCCAAGAAGTATTTACTAGTGAGTTATCTTTCAATTGTTCATCTTCCAATTTGTTGGCTTATCCTTACATCATTTTCTTCCTAATTATGATTGATCATTGTTGTATACTGTTGGTGCATGAGTTAAATAGAGAAACATGGTCAGTGTGGATTCGTACCTGACCCCAGCTTGTTTGGGACAAAGGCATAGCAGTTGTTGTTGTATGATTgatcttttcttttttttgtatAAGCTATGATTGATCATTGTACGACATTTCTCTCTTCCATTAGCTCCCCATTTTATGACATACAAAAGCTTGCAGTTAGTTGTCAGATATATGTCCAAGCATTTCTTGATATTCAAAAATGCACACTTGGTTGACTGAGCTCTCTCACAAGTCATCTGTTTGCTGTCTGACCTAGGAGAAGGACCCCCTTCTCTGGTTTAATATTTATGTCTTTTTTTAAAACCACTGCTAGTATGTTATAAGTTAATTTTTGGCATTCTGTTTTGCGTTCAATATATGTGCTACTGTCCatacttctttttttaatttcttttggtcTTTTGGAATATGGGCTACTAGTAGTGCTTTAGTTTAAACAATTGGAATTAGTTTCTACTTTCTATCATTAGGGTGCTAGTTTTGAGCTTCTGTTGGAGGAAATGCTTCTGAGACTTTCTACCTTGCGTTGATTCATCTGTTACTTGGCTGTCTAGAGTGAGGTTGTGGTTTCCTTGTAGTTAATCAATCACTTTTATAGTCCTATGTATTCAATTCTTTCTGGAAGTTTCCAGTGTCTTTGTCTCTCTATTATATATAATGTTCTGACACATATCAAATGTTTGGTTTTACAGAGGTCATTTGTGTGCAGTCCATTTTGGAAAGCGTAAAATCTTTTGTTGCGACCTATGTTgcacggactcttcaaaaatatcatcgggtgcgtgtcggatactccaaaagcagtgcatttttggagaatccgacacgggtgcggcaacgaaagtgaagagtccgcgcAACTTAGGTTGCGTCTTCTAGTATTTAACTATTATtcataccattttttttttcatgtttcaTGCTGAAAATGTTATTCTTTAGAAAATTTTCCTTCTACTTTGTGATAGTTCTAGAATGTGCTAAATGTGTGGTTTAGGTAAGTATGCAGTTGAAACCTACAGTATTTTTCTGATCTGTATTGTCATGATTTTGATAGATTTAGCTATTTTTGGATCTGTCTTGTATGTTATCTGTTGAAGAAATTTTTTTGTGCTTTAGGATTaggtgaaaatcattttcacccccaactttgctttaaaaatcaaactcccccctcaactttgaacaatagtcatTCTTCCCCCTTTATCCTAGTTGATTTTTTAtaattcctattttacccttacattattaactttatctttttttttttttttacttctttgaaatcatgattttttatatctctttaatctatgtaacaaatcGTATAAAAGAAATAAATATTATTTCGAGACGGAAAAAGAAATGAGAAATATTGATTGAGTATATAACTTAATGCCattctataatgaaataaatgagaagaataagatttttttttttaattaataataatcaaaactttggtatctatttatacaagtaaaaataacatgtaataataattatataaatatagttcaatgaaggtaatataaaataattaataaaaatagaggtatgttctataacaaattcctaaaagattatctatttatattataaatgaattttaaattataatttaagacATTCCATTAATGACAATCAAAACTCGTtatatataatttaatatatatatatatatatatatataaacacatacatatatatgtaaaaataaacggtaatgtgtgtttgtgtatatatatatacacttaatGCATGTAATATTAAATATCAATCATAAAAAGTAATATTTGATTTTGTGATAAATTCAAAAACGGATTATACTACTTATAATATGAATTTAAAGAAAAATGTATAAATACCTCggctaaaaatatatattttacataatataaaatttattacatagaTGGAGGATTGAAAATGCCAAGGATAAAATAGACATTGCCTAGGATAAAGGGcggagaatgtctattgttcatagTTGAGGGGGGGAGtctgatttttaaagcaaagttgggtaGGATTACTAAtcaaaggaaaaaatgaaaatggttttgtCTGCTACAATATTTCATGTCTCATCTTGTAATATATGATCTATCAACTGTACCTATTCTATTTCAAACTGTGATTCACATTAAGAGGTTGTTTATGATCTGCTGCTAATCAACCTAAGTGATTGCTGAATATGAAACTATCGGTCAGTAAAGTTAGATGGCTATTTGTCATGCTTTTAGAATTTTTGCAAATCATTGGTGTATAAGACTGTAGTGTTCACTCTTATAATGCTTGTTTTTCCTGGTTATGATTTACAGTACTATATGAGGACGGGGATGTGTAAATTTGGTGCTTCCTGCAAATATCACCATCCAAGACAGGGAGGGGGATCTCCAACCCTGGTGACACATAACATTTACGGTTACCCGCTGCGACCGGTCTGCCTTCTTTTCATGCTCATTATGTTTCTTCTGTCTCCTGGTGTTGCTATATCCATTCATTTGTGTTTTCGTTCCCATTCCGCGTCTCCTTTGAAAAGTTTTACCATTAAATTATCTTTCTGATTTGGCTCATTGAGTTCCTTTTGCAGGGTGAAAAGGAATGTTCGCACTATATGAAAACTGGGCAGTGTAAATTTGGCATCACCTGTAAATTTCACCATCCACACCCAGCTGGTCCGCAAGTGCCAGCATCAGCAGCTGGACCTTTTCCTTTGCCTGCAGCTGTTTCCCCACCAGCCACTTATCCAGCACTGCAATCTCCTTCTGTTCATTCAGCTCAACAATATGGAATGGTCGCTGGCAACTGGCCAGGTGTAAGGCCTACTGTGCTTCCAAGTTCCTATTTTCCTGGCACATATGGCCCTATGCTTTTTCCCCCTGGGATGGTTCCCGTGCCGGGTTGGACTCCTTATCCAGTATGTATAATATAAGTGTTTCTTGCAGTTGTTGATGTAGATCTTTCCTGAAATGCACTGTTTATCTGCTAAGTATCAAATTATGTGGTGCAGGCTTCTGCTAGTCCAGTACCCTCCCAAACTACTCAGCCTGCTGCTGGAGCAGGTCCAGTTTATGGGCTTACTCAACTATCTGCTTCAGCACCTGCCTACATGGGACCGTATACGTCTCTTACTGCTTCTCTTGGTGCTTCAGGCAGCATCCAGAAGGAAAATGCATTTCCAGAAAGACCTGGGCAGCCTGAATGTCAGTATTACATGAAGTATGGGGATTGCAAATTTGGATCTTCATGTAGATACCATCATCCACCTGAGTGGAGTGGACCACAAGCAGCTTTTAACCTCAGTGCTATGGGTCTTCCTCTTCGTCCTGTAAGCAACTTGATTCAATCTTTAGATTGATTCTTCATTGCAAATTAATGCTTCATTCTGTTGTTCTTGCTTGTAAGTTGATTAGATTATAACAGGTCATACATTTCTAATCTCATGTAGGCAGTTGGGATTCATTTTCTTCCTTTGTTTCCTTCTTGTTATTGAAATATTTATAGCGTGCAAGTTGTGGCAGTTGATGCAGGAGTTCTCTTTGTCGATCTCTCCTGGCATTTTTATTGTGTTACTAGTCTTAGTGTTTACGCGTGCACCCTATTTTATGAGAAcacaattttaaaaataaaaattaaagagaAAAATATAAGATGATGAATGTTGATCCTATTTAGCTTGCATTAAAAGAAGAAATTTTACCCCATATAAGCCCTCGAAATTCAAATGCCTAACTGTACAATGATTCAATTTTACATAAAGAAATTATTACACATTCAAAGTTCTATATAAGAGGTATAGTTCTAAATATTCAGTACAATTTTTTGTAATATAGATTTATTGTACATAAAATTTAATATAGAATCATCCATGGCAGTAGATATATGTTTCTTCTTCccccttttgtttttttgttgtttttttttttttttgtgaaaacacTTCCTACGACAATTTTTTTTTCAGGTAAAACTCTTAAAAaccaattaaaaaaaattgtaggcccaatgaaatgtttctaaaattGTAACACTGACGCAATCAAGTAATTTTTTGAGTAATAATTAAGTTTTGCTGCAAATCAATACTCCTTGAATCTTGAGGTGCTTTTTATGAACTCACCATAATGATGTGTTAAAATCGTGCTTCTTCAGCATACATTAATTAATGCTTTCTTTGCTCTTCCGTATACCTGCTTTTTCCTACCAAATGCCAGTTTATTTTCTCAAGTTGGGAAACACTTTCTCTGTTCATTCTAAATTTAATCATGTGTTATAATTGTAAATTTTCCAAAAACATATAAGTATAACGGTGAAGAAGCTAACCTGAACTATAGTGACCTTTTACTGGCAGTTGAAGCGTATCAGAAAGACACAAAAACACCTATACATTTTAGATGAATTATCCTCGCACAATTAAATTCTCTTCGTAAACAAAAATAACTAACTTGTagtgtcatcatcatatatgaaATTCGAAGAGAACTACTTGGAATTGGAAGGGAAAATTCATGCTATTGTTATTATTATCAGTGAGTTTACCATGGTAAATATGTGCTCTTTAGTTTTTGTGTTAGATTTTAAGTTGGACTCTACAATCTTTGTTTGAAACAaacctacaacaacaacaacaacaacaacaacatacctagtgaaatcccaATATGTGGGGTCTgcggagggtaaagtgtacgcagatcttacctctaccttggaaggtagagaggttgtttccgaaagaccctcggctcagagAAAGCTTGATAAAAAAGGTTAGATAAGGACAAGCGAGCGAAAAAGACATGATAAAGCAGTCTGAGAAAAGGGCAGTAGCTACCATAGATACATGATATAGCATTATGAAAAAAGATAGTAATTACAGTCGATATACAAATGAATACGCTAATCGAAAGACAAGAAATAACAGAAATCGAAGAACAAGAAACTATACGAGTAATACTACGACAACTACTATAGACCTACTAAGTAGGGCCACGCACGACTACCTACtacccttctaccctaatatAATATAAAACAAACCTATACTAATATTATAATATAAAACAAATCCTGCAAGGGTGGCTTAGTTAGTTGAGCGTGGAGCTTCCacaatggaggtctcaggttcgaaaccccggCCTTCGAGTAGGGATTTGCCttttgggtcgagctcgtcgcaccagGCTTGcttagtgcgggttatctcttctGTATGGTTTGTGGGCTATTGCACAGTAGCGGGGGTTACACTGTGCGCAACCGAAGGGTAGCGGttgcgggttcccttgtcataaaaaaaaatatatagataAAACAAATCAAAAATATAGACAGAACAAACCAAATCTAAACAAATTACCAAGCAAACTAGTTGTGGAGtaaaaataaggtaagaatttttttaaagtaaaaccTTACTCGTTTAGAATTCCTACATTTTAGGAGTTCTTACATAGTTCAAATAAGTAAAAAATCTAATAGCCAAAATTTAGTTAATCTCAAAGTCTAAAATATTAAGGAAATaattaaatgactattttgtctaGTGTGAAATCTATTTTTAATGGGTAAAAAAGACGAATGACATTTCGCTGGGGGATTGGTGCtgtttaatatatatagacata
Encoded here:
- the LOC132641922 gene encoding zinc finger CCCH domain-containing protein 58-like, with the translated sequence MEMYSGTHPIDDGAPETEWSDTETGLEEAMWQLSVYPERPNEADCIYYLRTGICGYGARCRFNHPRNRSNLAMGATRATGGEYPERVGQSVCQYYMRTGMCKFGASCKYHHPRQGGGSPTLVTHNIYGYPLRPGEKECSHYMKTGQCKFGITCKFHHPHPAGPQVPASAAGPFPLPAAVSPPATYPALQSPSVHSAQQYGMVAGNWPGVRPTVLPSSYFPGTYGPMLFPPGMVPVPGWTPYPASASPVPSQTTQPAAGAGPVYGLTQLSASAPAYMGPYTSLTASLGASGSIQKENAFPERPGQPECQYYMKYGDCKFGSSCRYHHPPEWSGPQAAFNLSAMGLPLRPGAPICSHYSQNGVCKFGPSCKFDHPMGISYSPSASSLADMPVAPYPVGSSVGTLAPSSSSSDLRPELVSRSSNEDFSTQTMSAASGSVGSMFSKGGPVSHSGVQQSYTSSSGSRSTDHEGEAHTSS